In the genome of Neovison vison isolate M4711 chromosome 3, ASM_NN_V1, whole genome shotgun sequence, one region contains:
- the GCG gene encoding pro-glucagon isoform X1: protein MKSIYFVAGLFVMLVQGSWQRSLQETEEKSRSFPAPQTDPLSDPDQMSEDKRHSQGTFTSDYSKYLDSRRAQDFVQWLMSTKRNKNNIAKRHDEFERHAEGTFTSDVSSYLEGQAAKEFIAWLVKGRGRRDFPEEVAIVEELRRRHADGSFSDEMNTILDDLATRDFINWLLQTKITERK from the exons atgaaaagcatttacTTTGTGGCTGGATTGTTTGTAATGCTGGTACAAGGCAGCTGGCAACGTTCCCTTcaagagacagaggagaaatcCAG ATCATTCCCAGCTCCTCAGACAGACCCGCTTAGTGATCCAGATCAGATGAGTGAAGACAAGCGCCATTCCCAGGGCACATTCACCAGTGACTACAGCAAGTATCTGGACTCCAGGCGTGCCCAGGATTTTGTGCAGTGGTTGATGAGCACCAAGAGAAACAA GAATAACATTGCCAAACGTCATGATGAATTTGAGAGACATGCTGAAGGGACCTTTACCAGTGATGTAAGTTCTTATTTGGAAGGCCAAGCTGCCAAGGAATTCATTGCTTGGCTGGTGAAAGGCCGGGGAAGGCGAGA tttcccAGAAGAAGTCGCCATTGTTGAAGAATTACGCCGCAGACACGCCGACGGCTCGTTCTCCGATGAGATGAACACGATTCTTGATGATCTTGCCACCCGGGACTTTATAAACTGGCTGCTTCAGACCAAAATCACTGAGAG GAAGTAA
- the GCG gene encoding pro-glucagon isoform X2 — MKSIYFVAGLFVMLVQGSWQRSLQETEEKSRSFPAPQTDPLSDPDQMSEDKRHSQGTFTSDYSKYLDSRRAQDFVQWLMSTKRNKNNIAKRHDEFERHAEGTFTSDVSSYLEGQAAKEFIAWLVKGRGRRDFPEEVAIVEELRRRHADGSFSDEMNTILDDLATRDFINWLLQTKITER; from the exons atgaaaagcatttacTTTGTGGCTGGATTGTTTGTAATGCTGGTACAAGGCAGCTGGCAACGTTCCCTTcaagagacagaggagaaatcCAG ATCATTCCCAGCTCCTCAGACAGACCCGCTTAGTGATCCAGATCAGATGAGTGAAGACAAGCGCCATTCCCAGGGCACATTCACCAGTGACTACAGCAAGTATCTGGACTCCAGGCGTGCCCAGGATTTTGTGCAGTGGTTGATGAGCACCAAGAGAAACAA GAATAACATTGCCAAACGTCATGATGAATTTGAGAGACATGCTGAAGGGACCTTTACCAGTGATGTAAGTTCTTATTTGGAAGGCCAAGCTGCCAAGGAATTCATTGCTTGGCTGGTGAAAGGCCGGGGAAGGCGAGA tttcccAGAAGAAGTCGCCATTGTTGAAGAATTACGCCGCAGACACGCCGACGGCTCGTTCTCCGATGAGATGAACACGATTCTTGATGATCTTGCCACCCGGGACTTTATAAACTGGCTGCTTCAGACCAAAATCACTGAGAGGTAA